One region of Propionispora vibrioides genomic DNA includes:
- a CDS encoding methionine ABC transporter ATP-binding protein, producing MISLNGIEKVYHSQSGQIHALRGINLEVKAGEIFGVIGKSGAGKSTLIRCINRLEQPTAGTVIVDGQDITKLTENELRESRKKIGMIFQHFNLLSSRTVFDNIAFPLELAGYAKQDIEDTVVRLLKLVGLSDKRDQYPSQLSGGQKQRVGIARALANRPKVLLCDEATSALDPQTTKSILELLKDINRELKLTIVLITHEMHVIKEICDQVAVMENGLIIEQGPILDIFTQPQAAITQEFIGTIMNHDLPDHFKDMPLSRTPLPDSKLLLRLSFIGDAAGEPIIAGMIRRFDIDVSILYGNMDHIRNVSFGTLIVELSGNQDAIHRALEYTKAHEVGSEVIGYVPRHAYAAV from the coding sequence TTGATTAGTTTAAACGGGATTGAAAAAGTATACCACAGTCAGTCCGGCCAAATTCATGCTTTACGAGGCATTAACCTGGAAGTCAAGGCTGGTGAAATTTTCGGAGTAATCGGTAAAAGCGGCGCCGGCAAAAGTACGCTGATCCGCTGCATCAACCGTCTAGAGCAGCCTACGGCCGGAACAGTGATCGTCGACGGTCAGGACATCACAAAGCTAACGGAAAACGAACTCAGGGAATCACGAAAAAAAATCGGCATGATTTTTCAGCATTTTAATTTACTCTCCTCCCGCACGGTTTTTGACAACATCGCTTTCCCCCTTGAATTGGCCGGCTACGCCAAACAGGATATTGAGGATACGGTAGTCCGTCTCTTAAAATTGGTCGGGTTATCGGACAAACGCGATCAATACCCTTCACAGTTAAGCGGCGGTCAAAAACAACGGGTAGGTATCGCCCGGGCTTTGGCCAACCGCCCCAAGGTATTACTTTGCGACGAGGCCACTTCGGCCCTTGACCCGCAAACTACCAAGTCCATTTTGGAATTATTAAAGGACATTAACCGGGAGCTTAAATTAACCATCGTCCTCATAACCCACGAAATGCATGTTATCAAAGAAATCTGCGACCAGGTGGCAGTTATGGAAAATGGTTTGATTATCGAGCAAGGACCTATTTTGGATATCTTTACCCAGCCCCAGGCAGCCATTACCCAGGAATTTATCGGCACCATCATGAATCACGATTTGCCGGATCATTTTAAAGATATGCCCCTTTCGCGGACACCGCTTCCCGACAGTAAACTGTTGCTGCGTCTTTCGTTTATTGGCGATGCTGCCGGCGAGCCAATCATTGCCGGGATGATCCGGCGCTTTGATATCGATGTAAGCATTCTTTACGGAAATATGGATCATATCAGAAATGTCTCCTTCGGTACATTAATTGTTGAATTATCAGGCAACCAGGATGCTATCCATAGGGCGCTTGAATATACCAAGGCACACGAAGTGGGAAGCGAGGTGATCGGCTATGTCCCAAGACATGCTTATGCTGCTGTTTGA
- a CDS encoding efflux RND transporter periplasmic adaptor subunit → MRQFIKGDKRGRFLLTTGAVIILCLGLVLYFRVMHSSSAGRAGNGVAQTTVDVVTVGKTDLIKRIALTGQTVPKAQVDIAAKYQGKLVAVNAELGQSVVPGQVLIEQDTGDAELAVAQNRAAYQQAMADAVNSGVAYQANYNKAKADYDRTMASYQRYKTLYEAGGIAKDTLESAEQQMLDAKASLDALVNQMNANSVPATVESAQAAASKAKSSVSAAEKQRNDLLLRAPFSGIVGYRQAEVGAIVSAGQKLLTIVDNSKIYVDCQVSERDLPAFTLGMPVNVSLEALSKEVPGTIIYISPASDSTNLVFSLRIELNNPTTDIRGGMFARTIVNSVLRPQALVLPKDAIVEKNGKSHVFIIDAQNKAEERDVTVGASGDADVEIIAGLNEGERVAVSNLSRLRSGLQIEANPVTIDNRGGQS, encoded by the coding sequence ATGCGACAATTCATAAAAGGCGATAAACGGGGAAGATTTCTGCTGACTACCGGAGCGGTTATCATACTGTGTCTGGGCTTGGTTCTTTATTTCCGGGTCATGCACAGTTCTTCCGCCGGGCGGGCCGGTAATGGTGTGGCACAGACAACCGTGGATGTAGTAACTGTAGGGAAGACTGATTTGATAAAGCGCATAGCCTTGACCGGTCAGACCGTACCCAAGGCTCAAGTGGATATTGCCGCAAAATATCAAGGAAAGCTGGTCGCGGTAAATGCTGAATTGGGACAGTCGGTCGTTCCGGGGCAGGTGCTGATTGAACAGGATACCGGTGATGCCGAATTGGCCGTGGCCCAGAACCGGGCGGCTTATCAGCAGGCCATGGCGGATGCGGTAAACAGCGGAGTGGCCTATCAGGCAAATTATAATAAGGCCAAGGCTGACTATGACCGGACCATGGCCAGTTATCAGCGCTATAAAACTCTCTACGAAGCCGGCGGCATTGCTAAAGATACGCTGGAGAGCGCCGAACAGCAAATGCTGGACGCTAAGGCTTCGTTGGATGCCTTGGTCAATCAGATGAATGCCAATTCTGTACCGGCCACGGTGGAGTCGGCTCAGGCGGCTGCGTCAAAGGCTAAAAGCAGTGTAAGCGCTGCCGAAAAACAAAGAAACGATCTTCTCCTGCGGGCACCATTTTCCGGCATTGTCGGTTATCGTCAAGCCGAGGTTGGAGCCATTGTTTCAGCCGGACAAAAACTGTTAACTATCGTTGATAACAGCAAGATCTATGTCGACTGCCAAGTTTCCGAGCGGGATTTGCCGGCCTTCACTTTGGGTATGCCGGTTAACGTGAGTTTAGAAGCCTTAAGCAAGGAAGTGCCGGGCACCATTATTTATATCAGTCCGGCCAGCGACAGCACTAATCTGGTGTTTTCCCTGCGCATTGAGCTTAACAATCCGACAACGGATATTAGAGGCGGCATGTTTGCCAGGACCATTGTAAACAGTGTACTGAGGCCGCAGGCCTTGGTTTTACCGAAAGATGCCATTGTAGAAAAGAATGGCAAAAGCCATGTATTTATTATCGATGCACAAAATAAGGCAGAAGAGCGGGACGTGACGGTCGGCGCAAGCGGTGATGCGGATGTGGAAATCATAGCCGGTCTTAACGAGGGTGAGCGGGTGGCCGTCAGCAATCTTTCGCGTCTGCGGTCAGGGCTGCAAATTGAGGCCAATCCGGTCACGATAGATAACCGAGGTGGCCAGTCGTGA
- a CDS encoding HDIG domain-containing metalloprotein: protein MFSRVKQVISALTASINRHEEEFANRYLRPGEQELFWGMSMAEQRHALNVTYTALSFSGRLAIDIHRLIRCALLHDVGKRRGDINTAGKIMAVLAHACAPAWAEAWGRQGRGTFPANLRHAFYIYFNHAERGAALLSQVGTEPEIIEIIRRHHKAPAKDDPPELCLLRKADNMN, encoded by the coding sequence ATGTTTTCACGGGTGAAACAAGTGATTTCGGCTCTTACCGCCAGCATAAACAGACATGAGGAAGAATTTGCAAACCGTTATTTGCGACCCGGTGAGCAGGAATTATTTTGGGGCATGAGCATGGCCGAACAGCGGCATGCACTGAATGTAACCTATACGGCGCTTAGTTTTTCCGGCCGGCTGGCGATTGACATACACCGGTTGATTCGCTGCGCTTTGCTGCACGATGTGGGGAAGCGGCGTGGTGATATCAATACAGCCGGTAAAATTATGGCGGTGCTGGCTCATGCCTGTGCTCCCGCCTGGGCTGAAGCCTGGGGCAGGCAAGGACGAGGAACGTTTCCTGCCAATTTGCGGCATGCCTTTTATATCTATTTTAATCATGCCGAGCGGGGAGCTGCGTTACTGAGTCAGGTCGGGACCGAGCCCGAAATTATCGAAATCATAAGGCGACATCATAAAGCTCCGGCCAAGGATGATCCACCGGAGCTTTGTCTTCTCCGAAAGGCCGATAATATGAATTAG
- the hisZ gene encoding ATP phosphoribosyltransferase regulatory subunit — protein sequence MKTNEFVPQIPYGTRDFLPREAKYKRIVEGSLAGLFAKWGYDEVVTPTFEYLETLSAGSDEQMTQNMFKFFDKKNHILALRPDMTTPIARVASTRLKENSLPLRLFYLTNVFRYEQAQAGRQCEFYQAGVELLGVPGPAADAEIIALAVQAMKDPGLQTFQVNIGQVEFINGIMEESRLTAEQRQKVKQCMVNRNVVGLGEILTASGLSSDVQALLRQIPLLYGKEELLDQAYAMVKNPVSRAALDNLSDIYCLLKGYGVEQYVNFDLGIIRDFEYYTGMVFEGYTPGLGFPLCGGGRYDNMVSSFGVDCPSTGFALGIERVLLALERQGISLDADFREWYVGWETGKLTEAIQKASELRMQGQSVELALFPQSRQEAAASQKAKSCKELIYI from the coding sequence ATGAAGACAAATGAATTTGTACCGCAAATTCCTTACGGCACCAGAGATTTTTTGCCGCGGGAAGCAAAATATAAACGGATTGTGGAAGGTTCGCTGGCCGGATTATTTGCCAAGTGGGGCTATGATGAGGTGGTCACACCCACTTTTGAATATCTGGAAACTTTGTCTGCCGGCAGTGACGAGCAGATGACGCAGAATATGTTCAAGTTTTTTGATAAAAAGAATCACATTCTGGCGCTACGCCCGGATATGACTACTCCCATTGCCAGGGTGGCATCTACCCGGCTTAAAGAAAACAGTTTGCCGCTCCGCTTATTCTATTTAACCAATGTATTTCGCTATGAGCAGGCGCAGGCCGGACGGCAATGTGAATTCTATCAGGCCGGAGTAGAACTGCTGGGCGTTCCGGGACCGGCGGCCGACGCAGAAATTATTGCTTTGGCTGTACAGGCAATGAAGGATCCCGGTTTGCAAACCTTTCAGGTTAATATTGGCCAGGTGGAATTTATCAACGGAATCATGGAAGAAAGCCGCCTGACCGCCGAACAGCGCCAAAAGGTCAAGCAATGTATGGTAAATCGTAATGTGGTCGGCCTGGGAGAAATTCTGACGGCCAGCGGACTAAGCTCTGACGTTCAGGCTTTGCTGCGGCAGATTCCGCTGTTGTACGGCAAAGAAGAATTGCTGGACCAAGCCTACGCGATGGTTAAGAATCCGGTCAGCCGGGCCGCTCTAGACAACCTGTCCGATATTTACTGCCTGCTGAAAGGGTACGGTGTGGAGCAGTATGTCAATTTTGATTTAGGGATCATCCGGGATTTTGAATACTATACCGGCATGGTATTTGAAGGCTATACGCCCGGACTGGGATTTCCGCTATGCGGTGGCGGACGCTACGATAATATGGTGTCTTCCTTCGGTGTTGACTGCCCATCCACCGGCTTTGCCTTAGGAATAGAGCGGGTATTGCTGGCATTGGAACGGCAGGGTATTTCACTGGACGCTGATTTTCGTGAGTGGTATGTGGGCTGGGAAACCGGCAAACTGACGGAGGCTATTCAAAAGGCTTCTGAATTAAGAATGCAGGGGCAGTCCGTCGAACTGGCCCTATTCCCGCAGTCACGTCAGGAAGCTGCTGCCAGCCAAAAAGCTAAAAGCTGTAAAGAACTTATCTATATTTAG
- a CDS encoding YerC/YecD family TrpR-related protein, with product MPVNPKLKDPLIDQLFQAILLLQDEEECYQFFEDVSTIGELKSLAQRLEVARMLQLGSTYDDIVARTGASTATISRVKRCLNYGADGYGIVLSRLDEKGKE from the coding sequence ATGCCGGTGAATCCTAAACTAAAGGATCCGTTGATTGATCAACTGTTTCAGGCTATTTTACTGTTGCAGGATGAAGAGGAGTGTTATCAGTTTTTTGAAGATGTTTCCACCATTGGGGAACTTAAGTCTCTAGCGCAGCGCTTGGAGGTTGCCCGGATGTTGCAGTTGGGGTCGACCTATGATGATATTGTGGCAAGAACAGGCGCCAGTACGGCAACCATCAGCCGCGTGAAACGCTGCCTGAATTACGGCGCCGACGGATATGGCATTGTTCTTTCGCGGCTTGACGAAAAGGGAAAAGAGTAA
- a CDS encoding efflux RND transporter permease subunit yields the protein MNITRFSIQKPIGISMIVMLFVVLGLFSFYRIGVELLPAVNIPYVTVTVDYPGAGTEQVEQDVIKPLENSLSSLANLKHITSVARPERAQITLEFEFWANVDTAAVDATQYVNAAISKLPTGVKTPSVIKRDINASPILEVSIVSGKPLSEVYTLANDVFSERLQRASGVSDVSLFGGRDKEVAVEVDKDKLSYYNISLSSIVSRIQQENVLTPAGSVFDDKKETNVRLLAQYASPEELGGIHVTNTNGVNIPLTDLATVREQDQRVTRYARTNGQDVVSMTVYKNSDANLVDTAKAAKAQLESLRAEYPDYQFVVITDAAQYVEDSLHNTLEALIEGLITTGLVLYLFLRGWRSSIAVLIAIPTSLISTFFVMYMAGFTFNMMSLMGMSLCIGTLVDDSIVVLENIHRHLKMGKDAKTAAEDGRNEIGMAALAITLCDVVVFMPVAFMTGMTGQFFRQFGLTIVFATLCSLMVSFTLTPMLASKFFKNGLKEPQGRLWDFMNRLEQGAIEKYERILRWSLINPVKIISAITVCFIAAVSLVPLGVIGSEYMPKTDEGSFRIFIQFPVGQNIDQTNGEVRKIEEYLTTIPEVSYYLSSVGTPAGNYGSVSVQMVDRKERSLSVWQVTEQVRRFLKENFPQASAQVSETQSSVAGVSGGTGTGGGGPNNSPVQIEIRGANLDNIIKASYRIQDIIAKVPGVKDVRSSYSEGMPELRLTVDRERLKFFNTTVNEVNNVFSGAVAGTLAGYYANDPTNDGQDTDIYVRLKYSEGFKASDISSIPVKAGNGLVKLSDVARLQDGVGPVMLRRVDKQESINIAANVTDRPLQEVLNDISKNIKPEDLGTNVTYRFTGQADNMNTTFGEMAQALGLSLILVYMLLSTLYESLSTSFIRMFSLPFGLIGSLLFLAITRNTINLYSLIGILVMDGVVAKNGTLLLDYTLTLMERGMKAQDAIIEAGKTRLKPIFMTTLTMITGMLPTALAVTAGAETRVSMAWVVIGGLASSTFFTLIGIPIIFLFFEKHSFLASLRNLFLRLFRRKRPKTL from the coding sequence GTGAATATAACTCGTTTTTCCATCCAAAAACCTATCGGCATTTCGATGATTGTCATGCTGTTTGTCGTGTTAGGTTTATTCAGCTTTTACCGGATTGGGGTAGAACTGTTGCCGGCCGTCAATATTCCCTATGTCACGGTAACGGTTGACTACCCGGGGGCCGGGACCGAACAGGTGGAGCAGGACGTCATAAAACCCCTGGAAAATTCACTGTCTTCTTTGGCCAATTTAAAGCATATCACTTCGGTTGCCAGACCGGAAAGAGCCCAAATTACCCTGGAATTTGAGTTCTGGGCCAATGTAGATACGGCAGCCGTTGATGCCACACAATATGTCAATGCGGCTATAAGCAAATTGCCGACCGGTGTGAAAACGCCATCGGTTATCAAACGGGATATTAATGCCTCGCCGATTTTGGAGGTGTCCATTGTTTCCGGCAAACCCCTGTCGGAAGTATATACCCTGGCTAACGATGTATTTTCCGAGCGTTTGCAAAGGGCTAGCGGTGTATCCGATGTATCGCTGTTTGGCGGGCGGGATAAGGAAGTGGCCGTGGAGGTGGACAAGGATAAGCTGTCTTACTACAACATTTCCTTAAGCTCCATTGTGAGCCGGATTCAGCAGGAAAATGTCCTGACGCCGGCCGGTTCAGTGTTTGACGATAAAAAGGAAACCAATGTACGCCTGCTTGCTCAATATGCTTCGCCAGAGGAATTAGGCGGTATTCATGTTACCAATACGAACGGTGTTAATATTCCGTTGACCGATCTTGCCACAGTTAGGGAGCAGGACCAGCGGGTTACCCGCTATGCCCGGACTAACGGACAGGATGTTGTATCTATGACAGTTTACAAAAATAGCGATGCCAATCTGGTGGATACGGCCAAGGCGGCTAAGGCGCAGCTGGAAAGTCTGCGGGCCGAGTACCCGGATTATCAGTTTGTGGTCATTACCGATGCCGCTCAATATGTCGAGGATTCCCTGCATAATACGCTGGAGGCGCTGATTGAAGGGCTGATTACGACTGGACTGGTGCTGTATCTTTTCCTGCGGGGCTGGCGTTCATCGATTGCTGTTTTAATCGCTATTCCCACGTCTTTGATCTCTACCTTTTTTGTTATGTATATGGCCGGCTTTACTTTCAACATGATGTCACTGATGGGCATGTCGTTATGTATCGGTACCTTGGTCGATGATTCGATCGTCGTGCTGGAGAATATCCATCGCCATTTGAAAATGGGCAAGGATGCCAAGACGGCGGCGGAAGATGGGCGGAATGAGATTGGCATGGCGGCCCTGGCGATTACATTGTGCGACGTAGTTGTGTTTATGCCGGTCGCTTTTATGACCGGCATGACCGGGCAGTTTTTCCGGCAGTTTGGTCTGACCATTGTCTTTGCTACCCTGTGTTCACTCATGGTGTCATTTACCTTAACTCCCATGCTGGCCTCAAAATTCTTTAAGAATGGTCTCAAGGAACCGCAGGGACGGCTTTGGGATTTTATGAACCGCTTGGAGCAGGGAGCCATTGAAAAATATGAAAGAATATTGCGGTGGAGTCTGATCAATCCGGTTAAAATCATCAGTGCTATTACCGTTTGTTTTATCGCTGCAGTTTCTCTCGTTCCTTTGGGCGTGATCGGTTCTGAATATATGCCTAAAACCGATGAAGGCAGTTTCCGGATTTTTATTCAGTTTCCCGTAGGACAAAACATCGATCAGACAAACGGGGAAGTAAGAAAAATAGAAGAATACCTCACGACCATTCCGGAAGTTAGCTATTACCTATCCAGTGTAGGCACTCCTGCCGGCAATTACGGCAGTGTCAGTGTGCAAATGGTTGACCGGAAAGAGCGAAGTTTAAGCGTTTGGCAGGTGACCGAGCAAGTACGCCGTTTTCTCAAGGAAAACTTCCCGCAAGCCTCGGCACAGGTTAGTGAAACACAGTCCTCTGTCGCCGGTGTCTCCGGCGGTACCGGTACCGGGGGCGGCGGCCCCAATAATTCACCGGTGCAGATTGAAATCCGGGGAGCTAATTTAGATAATATTATCAAAGCCTCCTACCGGATACAGGATATTATTGCCAAGGTACCTGGCGTTAAGGATGTCCGTAGCTCCTATAGCGAAGGCATGCCTGAACTAAGGCTGACGGTGGACCGGGAACGGCTGAAATTCTTTAATACTACGGTTAATGAAGTCAACAATGTATTTTCCGGCGCGGTGGCCGGAACGTTAGCCGGTTATTATGCCAATGATCCGACTAATGATGGACAGGATACGGATATTTATGTACGCCTTAAATATAGCGAAGGTTTTAAGGCTTCCGATATAAGTTCCATACCGGTAAAAGCCGGCAACGGTTTAGTGAAGCTGAGCGATGTGGCTCGCCTGCAGGATGGCGTTGGTCCGGTCATGCTGCGACGGGTAGATAAACAGGAATCAATTAACATAGCGGCTAATGTCACAGATCGTCCGTTGCAGGAAGTGCTAAACGATATCAGCAAAAACATAAAGCCGGAGGATTTGGGAACTAATGTAACCTACCGTTTCACCGGGCAGGCGGACAATATGAACACCACCTTTGGTGAAATGGCGCAGGCCCTGGGATTATCGCTCATTTTGGTATATATGCTGCTTTCCACATTGTACGAATCGCTGTCTACATCCTTTATCCGTATGTTTTCACTGCCCTTTGGCTTGATCGGATCGCTACTCTTTTTGGCAATTACCCGCAATACCATTAATTTATACTCCTTGATCGGTATTCTGGTTATGGATGGCGTGGTAGCCAAAAACGGTACGTTGCTCTTAGATTATACGCTGACGTTGATGGAACGGGGTATGAAAGCACAGGATGCCATTATTGAAGCCGGCAAGACCCGTTTAAAGCCAATCTTTATGACTACGCTGACGATGATTACCGGGATGCTGCCCACCGCTCTGGCCGTAACCGCCGGCGCGGAGACACGGGTCAGTATGGCCTGGGTAGTTATTGGTGGTCTGGCTTCCTCAACTTTCTTCACCTTAATCGGCATTCCCATCATTTTTCTGTTTTTTGAAAAACACTCTTTTCTTGCTTCGCTGCGGAATCTTTTTTTGCGGCTATTCCGGCGGAAGCGTCCGAAAACCTTATAA
- a CDS encoding MetQ/NlpA family ABC transporter substrate-binding protein has protein sequence MKKLVLLMVSLLALTVLFAGCGSNDKKEPNATAAKTVLKVAATPVPHAEILQVVKPILAKEGIDLQIVEMNDYVRPNIAVAEKELDANFFQHTPYLNKFAAEHNLQLSNIAGVHIEPMGIYSKKVKALTEVAAGSQVAIPNDPTNGGRALVLLEKAGLLKLKQGVGINATVGDIVENPKNLKVTELEAPQLPRALDDVAIAVINTNYALEAKLVPTKDALFIEQNDSPFVNILVVRKGDENRPEIQKLAKALTSDEVKKFINDKYQGAVVPAF, from the coding sequence ATGAAAAAACTGGTTTTACTCATGGTTTCCCTATTAGCATTGACGGTTCTTTTCGCTGGCTGCGGCAGTAATGATAAAAAAGAACCCAATGCCACTGCTGCCAAAACGGTGTTAAAGGTAGCAGCTACCCCCGTACCGCATGCTGAAATTCTGCAGGTGGTTAAACCCATACTGGCAAAAGAAGGCATCGACCTTCAAATTGTGGAAATGAACGACTATGTCCGTCCGAACATTGCCGTTGCCGAGAAAGAACTGGACGCCAATTTCTTTCAACATACGCCTTATCTGAACAAATTTGCCGCAGAGCATAATTTGCAATTAAGCAATATTGCCGGCGTACATATTGAACCGATGGGCATCTACTCCAAAAAAGTAAAAGCGCTGACCGAAGTTGCCGCTGGCTCGCAGGTAGCGATTCCCAACGACCCCACCAATGGTGGCCGGGCACTGGTTTTATTGGAAAAAGCCGGTCTGCTGAAACTGAAACAGGGAGTCGGCATTAACGCAACTGTAGGCGATATTGTTGAAAATCCTAAAAATCTAAAAGTAACCGAGCTGGAAGCGCCTCAACTGCCCCGCGCTTTGGACGATGTAGCCATTGCCGTCATCAATACCAACTATGCTTTGGAAGCAAAGCTGGTGCCGACCAAAGACGCTCTGTTTATTGAACAGAATGACTCGCCGTTTGTCAACATTTTAGTAGTTCGCAAAGGTGATGAGAATCGTCCGGAAATTCAGAAACTGGCCAAAGCCTTAACGTCTGATGAAGTGAAGAAATTCATCAACGACAAATATCAGGGAGCTGTTGTTCCCGCCTTCTAG
- a CDS encoding TetR/AcrR family transcriptional regulator, with translation MSYNRDGLALSSDSRSKRQQILEAAYIVFSRNGYHRATVDEIIALADTGKGTVYNYFVNKEQLFYTLIKERSIPFDRALEEIVVSQEPPMEKIKAMIKVFLEFYIVNADLWRVMMHEVRGFGHDDETSSFTQEQREKYHQGFHDTIGMLEKVLAEGVSKGVFRECDVVKCAHGLFSVIVMLAFQKMAGDVEACAQMIADMFLYGVAKQ, from the coding sequence ATGAGTTATAATCGAGATGGGCTCGCCTTAAGTTCGGATTCGCGAAGCAAGCGGCAGCAAATTCTGGAAGCCGCTTATATTGTATTTTCACGCAACGGCTACCACCGGGCAACTGTAGATGAAATTATTGCTTTGGCAGATACCGGCAAAGGCACGGTATACAATTATTTTGTAAATAAAGAACAGCTTTTTTATACCCTGATCAAAGAACGGAGTATACCTTTTGACCGAGCTCTGGAGGAAATTGTTGTTTCCCAAGAGCCGCCGATGGAAAAAATCAAAGCAATGATCAAGGTGTTTCTTGAATTTTATATTGTTAATGCCGATCTATGGCGGGTCATGATGCATGAAGTCCGCGGCTTTGGCCATGATGACGAGACTTCGAGTTTTACGCAGGAACAGCGGGAGAAATATCACCAGGGTTTTCATGACACAATCGGCATGCTGGAAAAGGTCCTGGCGGAAGGGGTCAGCAAGGGTGTATTTAGGGAATGTGATGTCGTTAAATGTGCCCATGGTCTATTTAGCGTGATTGTCATGCTAGCTTTTCAAAAAATGGCTGGTGATGTGGAGGCTTGCGCCCAAATGATTGCCGATATGTTCTTATATGGAGTGGCTAAACAGTGA
- a CDS encoding methionine ABC transporter permease yields the protein MSQDMLMLLFEALLDTTYMVAVSTLISTLLGIPLGVILVVTDKRGILESLYINRVLGSIVNAARSTPFIILMVAIIPLTRLLTGTSIGTNAAIVPLSLAAIPFVGRVVESALKEVDYGVVEAAQAMGASPFEIIRKVLIPESLPSIILGITLTIINLIGYSAMAGAIGGGGLGDLAIRYGYQRFRADIMLATVAILIAQVQIVQSCGDYLARRVNKR from the coding sequence ATGTCCCAAGACATGCTTATGCTGCTGTTTGAAGCCCTGCTTGACACAACCTATATGGTTGCTGTTTCCACATTGATTTCCACCCTGCTCGGTATACCGCTTGGTGTTATCCTGGTTGTTACCGATAAGCGAGGCATCCTGGAAAGTCTGTACATCAACCGTGTTTTAGGCAGTATTGTAAACGCAGCCCGTTCTACTCCCTTTATCATTTTAATGGTGGCCATCATTCCCTTAACCCGCTTATTAACAGGCACCTCTATCGGCACCAATGCAGCTATCGTTCCATTAAGTCTGGCGGCCATTCCCTTTGTCGGCCGGGTTGTGGAGTCGGCTCTGAAAGAGGTTGATTACGGGGTGGTTGAAGCCGCGCAGGCCATGGGAGCCTCTCCATTTGAAATCATCCGCAAAGTATTGATACCGGAATCGCTTCCTTCTATTATATTAGGGATCACCTTAACCATCATCAACTTGATCGGTTACTCGGCCATGGCCGGTGCGATCGGCGGCGGCGGTCTGGGCGATTTGGCAATCCGCTATGGTTATCAGCGGTTCCGCGCCGATATTATGCTGGCCACGGTAGCCATTCTAATTGCTCAGGTCCAAATCGTTCAATCCTGCGGTGACTATCTGGCCCGCAGAGTAAACAAAAGGTAA